A window from Osmia lignaria lignaria isolate PbOS001 chromosome 8, iyOsmLign1, whole genome shotgun sequence encodes these proteins:
- the LOC117606788 gene encoding activating signal cointegrator 1 complex subunit 1: protein MNVLKPELTWVDGRCYRLSANTEWSNARNLSPYVEDNCHLDYNDYEDEHCDSNIEIVPYGGSRFKHTFHVAKTFFPIIIGSKNTVRKRLETETKTTIQIPKVGQDGDIVIVGSYRKGIITARHRIDLLMEARRKKIPITHFISIPLNEGHIIMKFNMFKSDVLTHFEKTSRGIDKMLFQTPSKLHLTIVGLTLLDDTERNQAIKALNYCEDHIVKPMMEKHQQIRICLQGTDIMNDDPSETNVLYAKVIDPDNVLQEMANKILNHFSNIGLIMPLNDTVKLHVTLMNTRFMLDDEQREQKPKRSLNTFDATEIMKAHKDTFLGETILKEIHLSQRHTISSNGYYQATAKITLH from the exons ATGAACGTTCTGAAACCAGAATTAACTTGGGTAGATGGTAGATGTTACAGGTTATCGGCAAATACCGAGTGGTCTAATGCTCGTAATCTTTCTCCTTATGTTGAAGACAATTGTCACTTAGATTACAATGATTATGAAGATGAACATTGTGATTCTAATATAGAAATTGTACCATACGGAGGATCAAGATTTAAACACACATTTCATGTAGCAAA AACATTTTTCCCAATTATTATTGGATCCAAAAATACAGTTCGTAAGAGATTAGAAACTGAAACAAAAACAACTATACAGATTCCAAAAGTTGGCCAAGATGGAGACATTG TGATAGTTGGTAGCTATCGTAAAGGAATAATTACAGCACGTCATAGGATAGATTTGTTAATGGaagcaagaagaaaaaagattcCTATCACACATTTTATATCAATACCACTGAATGAGGGTcatataataatgaaatttaatatgttCAAAAGTGATGTACTTACACATTTTGAAAAAACCTCCAGAGGTATTGataaaatgttatttcaaaCACCAAGCAAATTACATCTTACTATAGTGGGATTAACGTTGCTCGATGATACGGAAAGAAATCAAGCTATCAAGGCTTTAAATTACTGTGAAGACCATATCGTGAA ACCTATGATGGAAAAACATCAACAAATTCGTATATGCTTACAAGGAACCGATATAATGAACGATGATCCTAGCGAAACAAATGTTTTATACGCAAAAGTAATCGATCCGGATAATGTTTTGCAAGAAAtggcaaataaaattttaaatcacTTTAGTAATATAG GATTAATAATGCCACTCAACGACACAGTAAAGTTGCATGTAACTCTCATGAATACCAGATTTATGCTAGATGACGAGCAACGTGAACAAAAACCAAAGAGATCGTTGAACACATTTGATGCGACCGAAATAATGAAA GCTCACAAAGATACATTTCTTGGAGAAACTATATTAAAAGAGATTCATCTATCGCAACGTCACACAATCAGTAGTAATGGATATTATCAAGCAACTGCAAAAATTACTTTACATTAA
- the LOC117606787 gene encoding uncharacterized protein LOC117606787, giving the protein MRGIKRILVFCTLTTIVPILFLITPLYLRHNFYGNVAYAVTDSDILEITDGISTVFCSEHVLQMNRTFNAFQMAHKPEITSYKKHIRLKKNMTLPDDTLEYWGFYLLEGSSVALSVCSRFEGASILVVKGERNLRTCGMLEHNNEEIVENIFLPEAKQQVKVTFKSDTESISNNSIIQVDHNDTLNNTTNKFFRNITSKLEENHTDKNATNVHSAINSNTLSNEEEKLRKLVWDTKMYMQQHMKSPKEPIVHNARKLRHAKKKQYKKQIKEKEKNMLEGRRRTRRDIENGSKVKEKEIFKKRTKRNQDLVKPFLLDQGVKHGGNAVKNLTNGDDDSSVSSFENELFKCYGGSILISQEFPPSEQCTNVTYLLNGKHMQATHNVIENGYYYYIFYSDNDIVSNDIYALFDIYKPIFHYENITKSCINQTKCSFSINLLSSDRVIVEIPTKDGLEYEIDDISLLLSVCHPRMEVYVIFPIAVLFFILACAFM; this is encoded by the exons ATGCGTGGTATCAAAAGGATATTAGTGTtttgtacattaacaacaattGTACCAATTCTGTTTCTTATTACACCTTTATATTTGCGCCACAACTTTTATGGTAATGTAGCATACGCTGTAACAGATTCTGATATCTTGGAAATCACTGATGGAATTTCTACAGTATTTTGTTCA GAACATGTTTTACAAATGAATAGAACGTTTAATGCCTTTCAAATGGCCCACAAACCAGAAATAACTTCTTATAAAAAGCATATACGTCTTAAAAAGAATATGACTCTACCAGATGACACATTAGAATATTGGGGATTTTATCTTTTAGAAGGATCAAGTGTTGCACTTTCTGTTTGTTCAAG GTTTGAAGGTGCATCTATACTTGTTGTGAAAGGGGAACGTAATTTACGAACATGTGGTATGTTAGAACACAATAATGaagaaattgtagaaaatatatttctacCAGAAGCTAAGCAGCAAGTTAAAGTAACATTTAAATCGGACACAGAGTCCATTTCTAATAATAGTATTATACAAGTTGATCACAATGACACATTAAACAATacaacaaataaatttttccgAAATATTACctcaaaattagaagaaaaccATACAGATAAAAATGCTACAAATGTTCATTCGGCCATAAATAGCAATACCTTATCTAATGAGGAAGAAAAATTGAGGAAACTGGTATGGGATACAAAAATGTACATGCAACAACATATGAAATCTCCAAAAGAACCAATTGTACATAATGCCAGAAAATTAAGACACGctaaaaaaaaacaatacaaaaagcaaataaaagaaaaagaaaaaaatatgcttgaaggaagaagaagaacgagaaGAGATATCGAAAATGGATCTAAAGTTAAAGAGAAGGAAATATtcaagaaaagaacgaaaagaaaTCAAGACCTTGTTAAGCCATTTTTATTGGATCAAGGTGTTAAACATGGAGGAAATGCtgtaaaaaatttaacaaacgGTGATGATGATTCTTCTGTATCCAGTttcgaaaatgaattatttaaatgctATGGAGGTTCGATTTTAATATCTCAAGAATTTCCACCTTCCGAACAGTGTACTAATGTTACATATTTATTGAATGGTAAACATATGCAAGCGACCCACAATGTTATAGAAAATGgttattactactatatcttTTATAGTGATAACGATATCGTATCAAATGATATATACGCACTGTTTGACATTTATAAACCTATTTTTCATTatgaaaatataacaaaatcttGTATAAATCAAACAAAATGTTCATTTTCAATAAACTTGTTGTCTTCTGATAGGGTGATTGTTGAAATACCAACTAAAGATGGTCTTGAATATGAAATAGATGATATTAGTTTACTTCTATCAGTCTGTCATCCTCGTATGGAAGTGTATGTAATTTTTCCTATCGCAGTATTATTCTTTATTCTTGCTTGTGCTTTTATGTAG
- the eIF4A gene encoding eukaryotic translation initiation factor 4A, producing the protein MSHTSERRNDDQWAGDSKNGPSESEQQTYNGPPGMDPDGIIESNWDVVVDNFDEMNLKEELLRGIYAYGFEKPSAIQQRAILPCIKGHDVIAQAQSGTGKTATFSISILQQIDTSIKECQALILAPTRELAQQIQKVVIALGDFMHAECHACIGGTNVREDMRKLDQGVHIVVGTPGRVYDMISRRALRANSIKLFVLDEADEMLSRGFKEQIHDVFKLLPQEVQVILLSATMPSDVLDVSKCFMRNPIRILVKKEELTLEGIKQFFVFVEREEWKFETLCDLYDTLSITQAVIFCNTRRKVDWLTDNMRNRDFTVSAMHGDMEQKERDLIMKQFRTGSSRVLITTDLLARGIDVQQVSLVINYDLPSNRENYIHRIGRGGRFGRKGVAINFVTEEDKRTLKDIEQFYNTHIDEMPMNVADLI; encoded by the exons ATGTCGCATACGTCTGAACGAAG AAACGATGATCAATGGGCAGGAGACTCCAAAAATGGTCCTAGTGAAAGTGAACAACAAACGTACAATGGCCCTCCTGGCATGGATCCCGATGGAATCATCGAGTCCAACTGGGATGTT GTCGTGGACAACTTTGATGAAATGAACTTAAAAGAAGAATTACTACGTGGTATTTATGCTTATGGCTTTGAGAAACCATCTGCAATCCAACAACGTGCCATTCTGCCATGTATAAAGGGACACGATGTCATCGCGCAGGCACAATCAG GTACTGGCAAGACTGctacattttcaatttctattctaCAACAAATTGATACTAGTATTAAAGAATGTCAAGCCTTAATCTTAGCCCCAACTCGTGAGCTTGCTCAACAG ATTCAAAAAGTTGTTATTGCTTTGGGAGATTTTATGCATGCAGAATGTCACGCATGCATTGGAGGTACCAATGTACGCGAAGATATGAGAAAATTGGATCAAGGTGTTCACATAGTAGTTGGTACACCTGGTAGAGTTTACGATATGATTAGTCGACGGGCATTACGAGCAAATAGCATCAAACTGTTCGTCCTAGACGAAGCTGATGAAATGCTTTCTCGTGGTTTCAAAGAACAGATTCATGATGTGTTCAAATTATTACCTCAAGAAGTACAG gtCATATTACTGTCTGCTACTATGCCATCAGATGTACTGGACGTGTCTAAATGTTTTATGCGAAATCCAATTCGCATTTTGGTTAAAAAGGAAGAACTTACATTGGAGGGTATTAAGCAGTTCTTTGTATTCGTGGAACGCGAAGAATGGAAGTTTGAAACCCTTTGTGACTTATACGATACATTGAGTATTACTCAAGCTGTAATCTTTTGTAATACGCGGCGTAAAGTAGATTGGTTAACAGATAATATGCGTAACCGTGACTTCACAGTCTCTGCTATGCATGGTGATATGGAACAGAAAGAACGAGACCTCATTATGAAGCAATTTAGAACTGGATCATCCCGTGTTCTCATAACTACCGATCTTTTAGCGCGTGGTATCGATGTTCAACAGGTTTCACTTGTCATCAATTATGATTTACCATCCAATCgtgaaaattatattcataG AATCGGTCGAGGTGGTCGTTTCGGTCGTAAGGGAGTTGCTATTAACTTCGTAACAGAGGAGGATAAACGAACCTTGAAAGATATTGAACAATTCTACAACACTCATATTGACGAAATGCCAATGAACGTCGCAGATTTAATTTAA